A DNA window from Actinokineospora baliensis contains the following coding sequences:
- a CDS encoding siderophore-interacting protein, with protein sequence MAAPRVAGRGPAGRESLRPYRLTVARTTAVTPHTVRITLTGADLAHYTAVGPEPRCKVLLPPAPGAEVVVPDAVPFWDAMRAIPEHSRPIVRTYTVRAARPEQHELDIDFVLHGDTGPASRWAAAAREGDVIGLYGFLSSFDPPADTSGYLLVGDETALPAICGIAASLPAGVPARVLVEVESAAEEQPVDSSADLSVTWLHRDGAEAGTGTRLADAVRAEPVDPRTYAWVAGESSAVQAVRATLVLERDLTKQRVYFSGYWRRGHAEDE encoded by the coding sequence GTGGCCGCGCCCCGAGTGGCGGGCCGAGGCCCGGCCGGACGCGAGTCGCTGCGCCCGTACCGGCTCACCGTCGCCAGGACCACGGCGGTCACCCCGCACACCGTGCGGATCACCCTGACCGGCGCGGACCTGGCGCACTACACCGCGGTCGGCCCGGAACCCCGGTGCAAGGTGCTGCTGCCGCCCGCGCCGGGCGCCGAGGTGGTCGTGCCGGACGCGGTCCCGTTCTGGGACGCGATGCGGGCCATCCCGGAGCACTCGCGCCCGATCGTGCGGACCTACACGGTGCGCGCGGCGCGCCCGGAGCAGCACGAGCTGGACATCGACTTCGTGCTCCACGGCGACACCGGTCCCGCTTCGCGGTGGGCCGCCGCCGCGCGTGAAGGCGACGTGATCGGCCTCTACGGCTTTCTGAGCAGCTTCGACCCACCTGCCGACACCAGCGGGTACCTGCTGGTCGGCGACGAGACAGCGCTGCCCGCGATCTGCGGGATCGCCGCGTCGCTCCCGGCCGGTGTGCCCGCCAGGGTGCTGGTGGAGGTCGAGTCCGCCGCCGAGGAGCAGCCGGTGGACTCATCGGCCGACCTGTCGGTCACGTGGCTGCACCGCGACGGCGCCGAGGCGGGCACGGGAACCCGGCTCGCTGACGCGGTCCGCGCCGAACCGGTCGACCCGCGCACGTACGCGTGGGTGGCGGGGGAATCCTCCGCCGTGCAGGCGGTGCGCGCGACCCTCGTGCTGGAGCGGGACCTCACCAAGCAGCGGGTGTACTTCAGCGGCTACTGGCGGCGTGGTCACGCCGAGGACGAGTAG